A part of Sebastes fasciatus isolate fSebFas1 chromosome 10, fSebFas1.pri, whole genome shotgun sequence genomic DNA contains:
- the gpx3 gene encoding glutathione peroxidase 3, with protein MQSVLPLLLLGLLQPYTAGAPFKLECGYTDGTIYPYHAKTLNGTHTVNFSDYKGKSVLFINVATYUGLTYQYVDLNALHEEMKPLGLTILGFPCNQFGKQEPGQAHEIPPGIKYVRPGNGYVPNFLLFEKGDVNGKNEQEVYTFLKTSCPPVGDVLGDRERLFWDPLRLYDIKWNFEKFLVGPNGKPVMRWHPSIPVSEVKADIRKYLLSLYTQEVFN; from the exons ATGCAGTCCGTCttaccactgctgctgctcggtCTGCTGCAGCCATACACCGCCGGAGCCCCGTTCAAACTG GAGTGTGGATACACAGATGGCACAATTTACCCATACCACGCAAAGACTCTGAACGGGACTCACACTGTCAACTTCAGTGACTACAAGGGCAAGAGTGTCCTCTTCATCAACGTGGCCACGTACTGAGGGTTGACCTACCAGTATGTGG ACCTGAATGCACTACATGAGGAGATGAAACCACTCGGCCTCACCATTCTCGGCTTTCCCTGCAACCAGTTTGGGAAACAGGAACCAGGGCAAGCCCATGAAATTCCGCCAGGCATAAA GTATGTCAGACCAGGCAATGGATATGTTCCAAACTTCCTGCTGTTTGAGAAAGGTGATGTGAATGGAAAGAACGAGCAAGAGGTTTACACTTTCCTTAAG ACCTCCTGCCCTCCAGTCGGTGACGTCCTGGGTGACCGCGAAAGATTGTTCTGGGATCCCTTGAGGCTCTACGACATCAAGTGGAACTTTGAGAAGTTTCTGGTGGGACCGAACGGGAAGCCGGTGATGAGGTGGCACCCAAGTATCCCCGTTTCCGAGGTCAAGGCCGACATTCGCAAATACCTGCTCTCACTGTACACACAGGAGGTGTTTAATTAG